In one window of Camelina sativa cultivar DH55 chromosome 15, Cs, whole genome shotgun sequence DNA:
- the LOC104747447 gene encoding V-type proton ATPase subunit c1: MSTFSGDETAPFFGFLGAAAALVFSCMGAAYGTAKSGVGVASMGVMRPELVMKSIVPVVMAGVLGIYGLIIAVIISTGINPKAKSYYLFDGYAHLSSGLACGLAGLSAGMAIGIVGDAGVRANAQQPKLFVGMILILIFAEALALYGLIVGIILSSRAGQSRAE; this comes from the exons ATGTCTACGTTCAGCGGCGATGAAACTGCTCCGTTCTTCGGCTTCCTTGGCGCTGCAGCCGCTCTCGTCTTCTCCT gTATGGGAGCTGCTTATGGGACAGCCAAGAGTGGTGTTGGTGTGGCTTCTATGGGAGTGATGAGACCTGAATTGGTTATGAAGTCTATTGTCCCTGTGGTTATGGCTGGGGTTTTGGGTATTTATGGACTCATTATTGCTGTTATCATCAGTACCGGTATCAATCCCAAGGCTAAGTCTTATTACCTCTTTGATGGCTATGCACACCTTTCCTCTGGTCTTGCTTGTGGTCTTGCTGGTCTCTCAGCTGGTATGGCCATTGGTATTGTCGGAGATGCGGGCGTTAG GGCAAATGCTCAACAGCCTAAACTCTTTGTCGGGATGATTCTTATCCTCATCTTTGCAGAAGCACTTGCTCTTTACGGCCTCATTGTAGGCATTATCTTATCTTCTCGAGCTGGTCAGTCCAGAGCAGAATGA